The Silvanigrella paludirubra genome includes a window with the following:
- the asnA gene encoding aspartate--ammonia ligase has protein sequence MSICVLSCESQVVSASELKKVEKQIHFVKTFFPQKLSDSLSLLKVSAPLFVEKGTGINDDLNGIESPVSFKIPEYSELKTIEVVQSLAKWKRMMLKIYDFPVGEGLYTDMRAIRPSDKIDPTHSAYVDQWDWEITISKEQRNLSFLKETVEKIYKSIKETEMELSEKFSDFRPILPEKITFIHSEELLDLYPHLSPYDREREICKKHGAVFLIGIGGKLKNGQPHDGRAPDYDDWTTETSEKFKGLNGDILVWHPQLEFSFELSSMGIRVDRDALLKQLSLTGQESRLQFLFHSMLEKGELPLSLGGGIGQSRLAMFLLNKRHISQVQASVF, from the coding sequence ATGTCTATATGTGTATTATCTTGTGAATCACAAGTTGTTTCAGCTAGTGAGTTAAAAAAAGTTGAAAAACAAATTCATTTTGTGAAAACTTTTTTTCCCCAAAAACTTTCAGACTCCTTATCTTTATTAAAAGTTTCTGCTCCACTATTTGTCGAAAAAGGAACAGGAATAAATGATGATTTAAATGGAATAGAGAGCCCAGTATCATTTAAAATTCCAGAATATAGTGAATTAAAGACAATAGAAGTTGTTCAATCATTAGCTAAGTGGAAAAGAATGATGCTTAAAATATATGATTTTCCAGTTGGAGAAGGTTTATATACTGATATGAGAGCAATTCGTCCTTCCGATAAAATTGATCCCACTCATTCAGCTTACGTAGATCAATGGGATTGGGAAATTACGATAAGTAAAGAGCAAAGAAATTTATCGTTTTTAAAAGAAACGGTCGAAAAAATATATAAATCTATTAAAGAAACTGAAATGGAACTTTCAGAAAAATTTTCTGACTTTAGACCTATTTTACCAGAAAAAATTACCTTTATTCATTCTGAAGAATTATTAGATCTTTATCCACATTTAAGCCCTTATGATCGAGAAAGGGAAATTTGTAAAAAGCACGGAGCTGTTTTTTTAATTGGTATTGGTGGGAAACTTAAAAATGGCCAACCACATGATGGTAGAGCACCTGATTACGATGATTGGACAACAGAAACATCAGAAAAATTTAAAGGATTAAATGGTGATATATTAGTTTGGCATCCACAATTAGAGTTTTCTTTTGAATTATCTTCTATGGGAATTCGTGTTGATAGGGACGCATTATTAAAACAACTGTCTCTAACGGGACAAGAATCAAGATTGCAATTTTTATTTCACTCCATGTTAGAAAAGGGAGAATTACCTCTATCTTTAGGTGGCGGAATTGGGCAATCCAGACTTGCTATGTTCTTATTGAATAAACGTCATATTTCACAAGTACAAGCTTCTGTTTTTTAA
- a CDS encoding ATP-binding protein — MFEIKDMSIIIPYTNQLTLIDLAVLVFSGILISLLFYSLNLFLYLKNKFYFFSFIYIFSILFFVITITGVGDKYLWFEIDLLKKFSFSMSLSFFVICSTLFLNKKMNTKNHSKKMSNVFYYYIIFPVFVLILNFYNYKYSIYLSPILIISYFSIILIGFIYSLTSKLYKLNLYLVPKILTTIFICSYLFSYFYLNKINLTIGIIVLFSFLTEIYIIIFLINKKFEKILLDKVKIKKESLILESKFKELLEVTFDCFWQTNQFGEIVFISNNIYEKLGYKKDEIKLKKIDDLFAKNAPNELKIQFRAIMSKKNSYKNIEVVSVTKSGEFKWFKVNGIVRYNEKNEFTGYIGALIDETYDRHKQYELFVNNNTKSLARIAGAIAHEINNPLTYILLCIDSFLGHQDSFEKVNFEKSMSKIQEMKKKTLKITKIVSKLQGLSLQGVELIKIDCKLSEIIDMAIKFCQYELKSLNIPYSIELEENEKFVNVKKEEIYKALVNLIHNSIEATDNIENPWIKISLKNEDDNYITLSVMDNGEGIPLDKRASIFEPFYTTKDFKKTGLGLTQSYQFVERNHGVLSLDLQSEFTKFSMKFKTIEK, encoded by the coding sequence ATGTTTGAGATAAAAGATATGAGTATAATAATTCCTTATACCAATCAGCTAACGTTGATAGACTTAGCTGTATTAGTGTTTAGTGGAATTTTAATTTCTCTATTATTTTATTCTTTAAACTTGTTTCTTTATTTAAAAAATAAATTTTATTTCTTTTCTTTTATTTACATATTTTCAATTTTATTTTTTGTAATTACAATTACTGGAGTTGGTGATAAATATTTATGGTTTGAAATAGATTTGCTTAAAAAATTTAGTTTTTCAATGTCTTTATCTTTTTTTGTAATTTGTTCAACATTATTTTTGAACAAAAAAATGAATACAAAAAATCATAGTAAAAAAATGAGTAATGTTTTTTATTATTATATTATATTTCCAGTTTTTGTTTTAATATTAAATTTTTATAACTATAAATATTCAATTTACTTATCACCTATTTTAATAATATCATACTTTAGTATTATCTTAATAGGATTTATTTATTCTTTGACTTCAAAATTATACAAATTAAATTTGTATTTAGTCCCAAAAATATTAACCACGATTTTTATTTGCTCTTATTTGTTCAGTTATTTTTATCTAAATAAAATAAATTTAACTATAGGAATTATTGTGTTATTCTCTTTTTTAACAGAAATTTATATAATTATATTTTTAATAAACAAAAAATTTGAAAAAATATTATTGGATAAAGTTAAAATAAAAAAAGAATCATTGATTTTAGAATCTAAATTTAAAGAATTGCTTGAAGTTACATTTGATTGTTTTTGGCAAACAAATCAATTTGGCGAGATTGTTTTTATTTCTAATAATATATATGAAAAACTTGGATATAAAAAAGATGAAATTAAACTAAAAAAAATAGATGATCTTTTCGCAAAAAATGCTCCTAATGAATTAAAAATTCAATTTAGAGCAATAATGAGTAAAAAAAATTCCTATAAAAATATTGAAGTAGTTTCAGTCACAAAATCTGGGGAATTTAAATGGTTTAAAGTTAATGGAATTGTAAGATATAATGAAAAAAATGAGTTTACTGGGTATATAGGCGCACTAATTGATGAGACTTATGATAGGCATAAGCAATATGAACTTTTTGTTAATAATAATACAAAAAGTTTAGCTAGGATTGCTGGAGCAATCGCTCATGAAATAAATAATCCATTAACATATATTTTATTATGTATTGATTCTTTTTTAGGTCATCAAGACTCATTTGAAAAAGTTAATTTTGAAAAATCAATGAGCAAAATTCAAGAAATGAAAAAAAAGACTTTAAAAATTACAAAAATTGTTTCGAAGTTACAAGGATTATCTCTACAAGGAGTAGAGTTAATTAAGATTGATTGTAAGCTTTCTGAAATTATTGATATGGCCATAAAATTTTGTCAGTATGAATTAAAGTCATTAAATATTCCTTATTCAATTGAGCTTGAAGAAAATGAAAAGTTTGTAAATGTAAAAAAAGAAGAAATATACAAAGCATTAGTGAATTTGATCCATAATTCTATTGAAGCAACAGACAATATAGAAAACCCTTGGATAAAGATTTCTCTAAAAAATGAAGATGACAATTACATTACACTTTCTGTAATGGATAATGGAGAAGGCATTCCACTAGATAAGAGGGCGAGTATATTTGAACCATTCTATACTACGAAAGATTTTAAAAAAACGGGTCTCGGATTAACTCAATCATATCAATTTGTTGAAAGGAATCATGGCGTTTTAAGCTTAGACCTTCAATCGGAATTTACAAAATTTTCAATGAAATTTAAAACAATAGAAAAATAA
- a CDS encoding hybrid sensor histidine kinase/response regulator: MPSVLIVDDEPMILKFLSFKYQKEGYETLTANNGKDALVICKQNSPDVIITDMKMPESTGMQFLEDLKNFSNYNPIIVCMTAYADLTLQDAYEMGGYALFNKPFLVSDILGATRKFLKDKEIHLEQKAEDTNLVPNEQVALISELSAGIIHNINNHIAYISGSSYLLKKHLEEELINNPEDEAMRSSLKYADKIQSHSEMISKIIKSIKMLAYPNNLQLKNEKYKLLPILENTKFLMEDTLKINDIRLNINCDENIEVISSPELLIQVFINLIKNSYESIISKNLSERWINIESKINNNKLEISITDSGKGIDKEIIPRLMQPYYTTKYREKGIGLGLSISKRLVEFHNGSIRFDETSENTKFVISFNAE; the protein is encoded by the coding sequence ATGCCGTCCGTATTAATTGTTGACGACGAACCTATGATTCTTAAATTTTTATCCTTTAAATACCAAAAAGAAGGATATGAGACTTTAACTGCAAATAATGGTAAAGATGCGCTAGTCATTTGTAAACAAAATTCACCAGATGTCATCATTACAGATATGAAAATGCCAGAATCCACTGGAATGCAGTTCTTGGAAGATTTAAAAAACTTTAGCAATTATAATCCCATTATTGTTTGCATGACTGCCTATGCTGATTTAACCTTACAAGATGCCTATGAAATGGGTGGTTATGCTTTATTTAACAAACCCTTTTTAGTTTCTGATATTTTAGGAGCTACTAGAAAATTTTTAAAAGATAAAGAAATTCACTTAGAGCAAAAAGCAGAAGATACAAATCTTGTTCCAAATGAACAAGTTGCCCTTATTTCTGAGCTTTCTGCTGGAATCATACATAATATAAATAATCATATTGCTTATATATCTGGATCCTCTTATTTATTAAAAAAACACCTCGAAGAAGAATTAATTAACAATCCAGAAGATGAAGCAATGAGAAGTTCATTAAAGTATGCGGATAAAATTCAATCTCATTCAGAAATGATATCTAAAATTATTAAAAGCATAAAAATGCTTGCATATCCTAATAACTTGCAATTAAAAAATGAAAAATATAAACTTTTACCAATTTTAGAAAATACTAAATTTTTAATGGAAGACACATTAAAAATAAATGATATCAGATTAAATATCAATTGCGATGAAAATATAGAAGTAATTTCTTCACCTGAGCTATTAATACAGGTATTTATTAATTTAATAAAAAACTCTTATGAATCTATTATATCAAAAAATTTGAGCGAAAGATGGATAAATATTGAGAGTAAAATTAATAATAATAAATTAGAAATATCAATAACAGATAGTGGTAAAGGGATTGATAAAGAAATAATACCTAGACTTATGCAACCATACTATACTACAAAATATAGAGAAAAAGGAATTGGACTGGGATTAAGTATTTCTAAAAGATTAGTAGAATTTCATAATGGCTCCATTCGTTTTGATGAAACATCAGAAAATACAAAGTTTGTTATTTCATTCAATGCAGAATGA
- the acs gene encoding acetate--CoA ligase, with amino-acid sequence MANNELAEVSIDSLLKENRKFLPNKKFSENYILKDYNTYKRMYNSSIKDPKKFWEKMAATHLVFFKKWRSVFKWKDYKAEWFIGATLNISYNCLDRHVNSDRKNKAALIWEGEPGDVKTYTYQQLYSEVMICANMLKSLGLVAGDKAAIYMPLIPEAMIAMLACTRIGVVHTVVFGGFSSNSLRDRIQDSGCKILFTADGGFRKGSVVKMKEMADEALLETSTIKNVIVVKRTSEKVNMKTGRDLWWHEYSAKQAKVCEAIPLSSEHPLFILYTSGTTGKPKGLLHTTAGYLLGATVTTKYLFDIKETDIYWCTADVGWITGHSYVVYGPLSNGATVFMYEGAPTFPEPDRFWKMISDHKVTTLYTAPTAIRSFIRLGNEYPLKHDLSSLRLLGTVGEPINPEAWIWYNEVIGKKKCPIVDTWWQTETGAAMIAPFPGIMATKPGSATNPFFGIEPVILKKDGTKAKGNEGGYLCIKNPWPYMARTIYGDHDRYKKTYWKEIEGHYFTGDGAHQDKEGYFWIMGRVDDVINVSGHRLGTMEIESAAVHHPSIAECAVVGRPDPIKGQGIVAFITLKKSEKVNSHLKEDISKFIVKEIGTLARPDDIRFTEALPKTRSGKIMRRLLRELATTGVIKGDTTTLEDFSVLEKLREKDED; translated from the coding sequence ATGGCAAATAATGAGTTAGCAGAAGTTTCAATTGATTCTTTATTAAAAGAAAATAGAAAATTTTTACCAAATAAAAAATTTTCAGAAAATTATATTTTAAAAGATTATAATACATATAAAAGAATGTATAATAGTTCAATTAAAGATCCAAAAAAATTCTGGGAAAAAATGGCTGCAACTCATCTTGTTTTTTTTAAAAAATGGCGAAGCGTATTTAAATGGAAAGATTATAAAGCGGAATGGTTTATTGGTGCTACTTTAAATATTTCTTATAATTGTTTAGATAGACATGTAAATTCGGATAGAAAAAATAAAGCAGCACTTATTTGGGAAGGAGAACCAGGAGACGTTAAGACATATACTTATCAGCAGCTTTATTCGGAAGTCATGATATGTGCAAATATGTTAAAAAGTTTGGGATTAGTAGCTGGAGATAAAGCGGCTATATATATGCCTTTAATTCCTGAAGCAATGATAGCAATGCTAGCTTGTACAAGAATTGGTGTTGTTCACACTGTTGTATTTGGTGGATTTAGTAGCAATTCATTAAGAGATCGAATTCAAGACTCAGGTTGTAAAATTTTATTTACAGCTGATGGAGGATTTCGCAAAGGCAGTGTAGTTAAAATGAAAGAAATGGCTGATGAAGCGCTTTTAGAAACCTCCACAATAAAAAATGTAATTGTTGTTAAAAGAACTTCTGAAAAAGTAAATATGAAAACAGGACGAGATTTATGGTGGCATGAGTATTCTGCTAAACAAGCAAAAGTATGTGAAGCAATTCCTTTGTCATCTGAGCATCCTTTATTTATTTTATATACAAGCGGAACAACAGGCAAACCAAAAGGATTACTTCATACAACAGCGGGTTATTTATTAGGAGCTACCGTAACAACAAAATATTTATTTGATATTAAAGAAACAGATATTTATTGGTGTACTGCAGATGTGGGATGGATAACAGGACATAGTTACGTTGTTTATGGGCCTCTGAGCAATGGAGCAACCGTATTCATGTATGAAGGAGCTCCTACTTTTCCAGAGCCAGATAGATTTTGGAAAATGATATCAGATCATAAAGTAACAACGTTATATACAGCGCCAACGGCTATTCGTTCCTTTATACGACTTGGAAATGAATACCCATTAAAACATGATTTATCTAGTTTAAGACTACTTGGAACGGTTGGTGAGCCTATAAATCCTGAAGCCTGGATTTGGTATAATGAAGTCATTGGTAAGAAAAAGTGTCCTATCGTAGATACTTGGTGGCAAACAGAAACAGGAGCAGCCATGATAGCTCCTTTTCCTGGAATAATGGCAACAAAACCTGGTAGCGCAACAAATCCTTTTTTTGGAATAGAGCCTGTTATCTTAAAAAAAGATGGTACAAAAGCAAAAGGGAACGAGGGCGGTTATTTATGCATAAAAAATCCTTGGCCATATATGGCTAGAACCATATATGGTGATCATGATCGTTATAAAAAAACATATTGGAAAGAAATTGAAGGCCATTACTTTACTGGAGATGGGGCTCATCAAGATAAAGAAGGTTATTTTTGGATAATGGGAAGAGTTGATGATGTCATTAATGTAAGTGGACATCGACTTGGTACAATGGAAATAGAAAGTGCTGCTGTTCACCATCCTAGTATTGCGGAATGCGCGGTAGTAGGAAGACCCGATCCCATTAAAGGACAAGGAATTGTTGCTTTTATTACTTTAAAAAAATCAGAAAAAGTAAATTCTCATTTGAAAGAAGATATTTCAAAGTTTATTGTAAAAGAAATTGGAACTTTAGCTAGACCTGATGATATTCGCTTTACGGAAGCCTTACCAAAAACACGGAGTGGTAAAATTATGAGAAGGCTTTTAAGAGAATTGGCGACTACGGGAGTAATTAAAGGAGATACGACTACTTTAGAAGATTTTTCTGTGTTAGAAAAACTCAGAGAAAAAGATGAGGATTAA
- a CDS encoding aminotransferase class I/II-fold pyridoxal phosphate-dependent enzyme, whose translation MKSEKEGKKNAWNFDLNAFLSSCKKSTNQTFENLKEILKYLEDPSTRVKARCALTELYQHFLNLESGHDAVLKYHFSIDKLITDGDESSPNTLLLLQLPSIFTPEDWSFTFFEGLARYPSSEFHHRVLAELGCGNGWISIALAKRGAPQQIYGLDINPKAIICARINLFLNALDNSGQAYIDSEGKSILERVQFHHSDLLEYCITNQIKLDKVIGCIPQVLAPDSSLIPNILPESVTDESLYALSNYCSKQGYIEDQFGLGLIARAVEESIEVMKSSGKIILNLGGRPGKAVLDRLLTRRGFKVTTVWQTKIEQAFDTEIKPLVEIERNSAYRFEFYMGANSSDSISARTAYAYAQNGGRIFHSLQVLDAEMRDSLKMKKVLRLLKKDEYSDARSGLDLTFNDRSLVEEKLSFLSRLSEKLNSFSAFDYEDIRGENSFRRNIAEYFRTYWRVPITAKSVLIAPSRVAVIKNIFSIYDIHKAIVDKELCKDLPAEWLQADISQNNDNIFVIESPKQCELVCKLVSTISPEFVLCSLSDFEIKGQDSIKRLIDTTEKYGTRLIIDFSNGFDLSSYPKGNGIFEYLSDQQLPRHVSLICSFIHNRLYSDVEVTFLLSENDSFLSAICNAAELTYSRTSVVLQEFYNTILFDLLSFHVKNNKRSSSQSLRLPITEDSSFLNKFTGLSKDCAKAFEHPAIKNSHHVIDSNVVRLDYGENTFPSPNFVKAAIFESFVRQNISNSENNPESEIAHTLSKRFGFKSIQNKDIFLANGVSSLFAGISEYCSLNKNPILIPSGNYGYFEATALFFGSEVLSLKTTIDQQFKIQATKLNDILSKQKKKVWIYLNLPIVNPTGAKYSKQEFIDIFKVAEKHDAVLILDTIFSELEFHKSDETYDISSIIKNYSSKLKFILLGGLSKELSSGGLRIGFGYSENQQLQSAMERGINNYIPNTMRYAARKIYSVINSQNNDVINHYNEQKEFLQERFEKLSHILSICGWEPLDSKGGLFIIAKPTKLIGKKITIKKNNEEINVVIDGKNIHEVLFYKTGLLINSSEWTGIQDYSRFVLSVSEKEFESALEKLKLFWNTVSRGA comes from the coding sequence ATGAAATCTGAAAAAGAGGGTAAAAAAAATGCATGGAATTTTGATTTAAATGCATTCCTCAGTAGCTGTAAAAAATCTACTAATCAAACATTCGAAAATTTAAAAGAAATTTTAAAATATTTAGAAGATCCTTCAACAAGAGTCAAGGCTCGTTGTGCTTTAACGGAACTTTACCAACATTTTTTAAATTTAGAATCTGGACATGATGCTGTTCTTAAATATCATTTTTCGATTGATAAATTAATTACTGATGGAGATGAATCAAGTCCAAATACGTTGTTACTTTTGCAATTGCCAAGTATTTTCACTCCTGAAGATTGGTCATTTACTTTTTTTGAAGGATTGGCAAGATACCCTTCTTCCGAATTTCATCATCGTGTTCTTGCAGAACTTGGTTGTGGAAATGGATGGATAAGTATTGCATTAGCAAAAAGAGGAGCTCCTCAGCAAATATATGGTCTCGACATAAATCCGAAAGCAATTATTTGTGCACGTATTAACTTATTTTTAAATGCTCTTGATAATTCAGGACAGGCTTATATAGATTCAGAAGGTAAGTCAATATTAGAAAGAGTTCAATTTCATCATTCCGATCTTTTAGAATATTGTATTACGAATCAAATAAAATTAGATAAAGTAATAGGTTGTATTCCTCAAGTTTTAGCACCTGACTCTAGTTTAATTCCAAACATATTACCTGAATCAGTTACAGATGAATCCTTATATGCATTAAGTAACTACTGTTCTAAACAAGGTTACATTGAAGACCAGTTTGGTTTGGGTTTAATTGCTCGTGCTGTTGAAGAATCAATTGAAGTTATGAAATCGTCAGGAAAAATAATATTAAATTTAGGAGGAAGACCAGGTAAAGCTGTTTTAGATAGATTATTAACAAGGCGTGGTTTTAAAGTAACAACTGTTTGGCAAACAAAAATAGAACAGGCTTTTGATACAGAAATAAAACCTTTAGTTGAAATTGAAAGAAATTCTGCTTATCGTTTTGAATTTTATATGGGTGCCAATTCCTCGGATTCTATTTCTGCACGTACAGCTTATGCATATGCACAAAATGGCGGAAGAATTTTTCATTCCTTACAAGTTTTAGATGCTGAAATGCGTGATAGTCTTAAAATGAAAAAAGTTTTACGTCTATTAAAAAAAGATGAATATTCTGATGCTCGAAGTGGTCTTGATCTTACTTTTAATGATAGATCTTTAGTAGAAGAAAAGCTGTCTTTTTTATCACGATTATCAGAAAAATTAAATTCTTTTTCTGCTTTTGATTATGAAGATATTAGAGGAGAAAATTCATTTAGAAGAAATATTGCTGAATATTTTAGAACGTATTGGAGAGTTCCAATAACAGCAAAAAGTGTTTTGATTGCTCCATCAAGAGTTGCAGTTATAAAAAATATTTTTTCAATTTATGATATTCATAAAGCTATTGTTGATAAAGAATTGTGTAAAGACCTTCCTGCAGAATGGTTACAAGCAGATATTTCCCAAAATAATGATAATATATTTGTGATTGAATCTCCAAAACAATGTGAATTGGTTTGTAAACTTGTTTCGACAATATCTCCAGAATTTGTATTGTGCTCTTTGAGTGATTTTGAGATTAAAGGCCAAGATTCAATTAAAAGACTTATAGATACAACTGAAAAATATGGCACAAGATTAATTATAGATTTTAGCAATGGTTTTGATCTTTCAAGTTATCCCAAAGGCAATGGTATTTTTGAATATTTATCTGACCAGCAATTACCAAGGCATGTAAGTTTAATATGTAGTTTTATTCATAATAGATTGTACTCAGATGTTGAAGTTACTTTTTTATTGAGTGAAAATGATTCTTTTTTAAGTGCAATATGTAATGCCGCAGAACTTACATATAGTAGAACTTCAGTGGTTCTTCAAGAATTTTATAATACTATTTTATTTGATTTATTAAGTTTTCATGTAAAAAATAATAAAAGAAGTTCATCACAATCTTTAAGATTACCTATAACAGAAGATTCTAGCTTTTTAAATAAATTTACTGGGCTATCAAAAGACTGTGCAAAGGCATTTGAACACCCAGCAATAAAAAATTCTCACCATGTAATAGATAGTAATGTTGTAAGATTAGATTATGGAGAAAATACTTTTCCAAGTCCAAATTTTGTAAAAGCAGCTATTTTTGAAAGTTTTGTTAGACAAAATATTTCAAATTCTGAAAATAATCCTGAAAGTGAAATTGCTCATACATTAAGTAAACGATTTGGATTTAAATCAATTCAAAATAAAGATATATTTTTAGCAAATGGTGTTTCTTCTTTATTTGCAGGAATTTCAGAATATTGTTCATTAAATAAAAATCCTATCTTAATTCCTTCTGGAAATTATGGATATTTTGAAGCAACAGCTCTTTTCTTTGGCTCTGAAGTTTTATCACTTAAAACAACTATTGATCAGCAATTTAAAATTCAAGCAACAAAATTAAATGATATTTTATCAAAACAAAAGAAAAAAGTATGGATTTATTTAAACTTGCCTATTGTTAATCCGACAGGAGCAAAATATTCAAAACAAGAATTTATTGATATTTTTAAAGTTGCTGAAAAACATGATGCTGTTTTAATTTTAGATACTATTTTTTCTGAACTAGAGTTTCATAAATCTGATGAAACATATGATATTTCATCAATTATAAAAAACTATTCTTCAAAGTTAAAATTTATATTACTTGGAGGTTTATCTAAAGAGCTTTCCTCAGGTGGTCTAAGAATTGGTTTTGGCTATTCAGAAAATCAACAATTACAAAGCGCAATGGAAAGAGGAATTAATAACTATATTCCAAATACAATGCGATATGCAGCTAGAAAAATCTATTCAGTAATAAATTCTCAAAATAATGATGTGATAAATCATTACAACGAGCAAAAAGAATTTCTTCAAGAACGTTTTGAAAAATTAAGTCATATTTTATCAATTTGTGGTTGGGAACCTTTAGATTCTAAAGGTGGTTTATTTATTATAGCCAAGCCCACAAAATTAATTGGTAAGAAAATCACAATCAAAAAAAATAATGAAGAAATTAATGTAGTTATTGATGGTAAAAATATTCATGAGGTTTTATTTTATAAAACGGGACTCTTAATTAATAGTTCTGAATGGACTGGTATTCAAGATTATTCACGTTTTGTATTGTCTGTATCTGAAAAAGAATTTGAAAGTGCTTTAGAAAAATTAAAACTATTTTGGAATACCGTAAGTCGGGGTGCATAA
- a CDS encoding SDR family oxidoreductase produces MTISNLSIHNSFEGKTILIIGGSGFISKVWISMLLEYIPKIKKVYVLIRPDKGKNAFTRFDEIYSNSPVFKNLHQIYGNSLSKVKKLEVVSGNICSEYLGLNKQIEEKLCNELDLVVNFAADLRFIAPLDQMLKTNSESTLKIADFILSTKHAKLLHISTCYVAGMADGIVSEQILKDVSPNGTKFSAEDELKGGLQESLGARSRNANDRELIKIGAIRAERLGWPNTYTYSKALGESLLSKKLPENRLCIFRPSIVESAEKYPFPGWNEDFNGTAPFIQMLSSRYRLLVAKPNHNLDIIPVDYVAKGLTIAASALLINKHAQVYQSSTSSVNPLSVEHASYFVFNFFKKDAQKSLSHMLLPNPRPKFITPKHILSGSSITKYEKSVSFVFDLIKLDKNSARLISKMGIEKVITTIKRKARTIDTIMKVYKPFIYDYNYTFKSDNLLNHKVVEEEFSYTPTDIKWDKYWNEIHIPGLKQWCLPQLKALTSGKKNAP; encoded by the coding sequence ATGACAATTTCTAATCTCTCCATTCATAACTCATTTGAAGGTAAAACAATTTTAATTATTGGAGGGAGTGGATTTATTAGCAAGGTCTGGATCTCTATGCTACTAGAATATATTCCTAAAATAAAAAAAGTTTATGTTCTTATTCGTCCAGATAAAGGTAAAAATGCTTTTACCCGCTTTGATGAAATATATTCTAACTCTCCTGTTTTTAAAAACTTGCATCAAATTTATGGAAACAGTCTTTCTAAAGTTAAAAAACTTGAAGTTGTTTCTGGAAATATCTGCTCCGAATATCTTGGCTTAAATAAACAAATTGAAGAAAAATTATGCAATGAACTTGATCTTGTTGTTAACTTTGCCGCTGATTTAAGATTTATTGCCCCTTTAGATCAAATGCTAAAAACGAATTCTGAAAGCACATTAAAAATTGCTGACTTTATATTATCTACAAAACATGCAAAACTTTTACATATATCTACTTGTTATGTAGCAGGAATGGCAGATGGTATTGTGTCTGAGCAAATATTAAAAGACGTTTCTCCTAACGGAACAAAATTTTCCGCAGAAGATGAATTAAAAGGCGGTTTACAAGAATCACTTGGAGCACGCTCACGCAATGCAAATGATAGAGAACTCATCAAAATAGGTGCTATCCGTGCTGAAAGATTAGGTTGGCCAAATACATATACTTATTCAAAAGCCCTAGGAGAATCTTTATTATCTAAAAAACTTCCTGAAAATAGATTATGTATATTTAGACCAAGCATAGTAGAATCTGCTGAAAAATATCCTTTTCCTGGTTGGAATGAAGATTTTAATGGAACAGCCCCTTTTATACAAATGCTAAGCTCAAGATATAGACTACTTGTTGCAAAACCAAATCATAATTTAGATATAATACCTGTAGATTATGTTGCAAAAGGATTAACTATTGCTGCATCTGCATTATTAATAAATAAACATGCGCAAGTTTACCAAAGTTCAACTTCCTCTGTAAATCCACTTTCCGTCGAACATGCATCTTATTTTGTTTTTAATTTCTTTAAAAAAGATGCTCAAAAATCATTAAGTCACATGTTACTTCCTAATCCAAGACCAAAATTCATTACACCAAAGCATATTTTATCAGGCTCTAGTATTACAAAATATGAAAAGTCAGTATCCTTTGTTTTTGATTTAATTAAACTTGATAAAAATTCTGCAAGATTAATATCTAAAATGGGGATTGAAAAAGTAATTACTACAATTAAAAGAAAAGCAAGAACAATTGATACAATTATGAAAGTATATAAACCATTTATCTATGATTATAATTATACTTTTAAGTCTGATAATTTACTAAATCATAAAGTTGTAGAAGAAGAATTTTCATACACACCTACTGATATTAAATGGGATAAGTATTGGAATGAAATTCATATTCCAGGATTAAAACAATGGTGCTTACCGCAATTAAAGGCATTAACAAGTGGTAAAAAAAATGCCCCATAA